In Gigantopelta aegis isolate Gae_Host chromosome 6, Gae_host_genome, whole genome shotgun sequence, the following are encoded in one genomic region:
- the LOC121373868 gene encoding uncharacterized protein LOC121373868: protein MLDFRRARMSPVLLSLFVCLFCRQFYGRYCQYTHNLRACGSVKHGAWLKSNCDLCRCYNGRIMCIQKAYNNCDIKKHGNDLDPLDPSNNIYIFQDDQENELYDDDYFAESAASRKFPIMLAVVIACILGLIV, encoded by the exons ATGTTGGATTTTCGGAGAGCGAGGATGTCTCCGGTATTActttcattgtttgtttgtttgttttgcagaCAGTTTTACGGCCGATACTGCCAGTACACGCACAATCTGCGAGCGTGCGGCTCGGTGAAACACGGAGCGTGGCTGAAATCAAATTGCGATCTCTGTCGGTGTTACAACGGTCGCATCATGTGTATACAGAAAGCATATAACAATTGTG ATATAAAGAAGCATGGAAATGACTTGGATCCTTTAGATCCGTCCAAcaacatttacatatttcaaGATGACCAAGAAAATGAACTTTACGATGACGATTATTTCGCTGAAAGTGCCGCGTCACGAAAATTTCCCATAATGCTTGCAGTTGTGATAGCTTGTATTCTCGGACTGATCGTCTGA
- the LOC121376270 gene encoding uncharacterized protein LOC121376270: protein MALMLFDNIFCHKSIFLVLFATFIMIPNISSGSICLHNTWLLNELEDIFMKFKNILVVLLLMVFTRVRDFFQHGAGSESGETVVILLFTVFGWVIKRLITLGFNIRRRIAIKTMMMVKKANRGAKLRKLQNSEFPYDENNPKKKKRCNRTSRNRQREPLLILLNNSPIPTSNRFQILQCL from the exons ATGGCACTAATGCTTTTCGACAATATATTCTGCCATAAATCgatatttcttgttctttttgcCACCTTTATAATGATTCCAAATATTTCCAGTGGATCTATTTGTCTGCACAATACTTG GCTACTCAACGAATTAGAAGACATATTCATgaagtttaaaaacattcttgTGGTCTTATTGTTGATGGTTTTTACTCGTGTTCGGGACTTTTTCCAGCATGGAGCAG gAAGTGAAAGTGGAGAAACCGTGGTGATTCTGTTATTTACAGTCTTTG GTTGGGTTATTAAGAGACTTATAACACTGGGCTTTAATATCCGACGACGGATTGCCATCAAAACCATGATGATGGTCAAGAAAGCAAACCGAGGAGCCAAACTTCGAAAGCTGCAGAACTCGGAGTTCCCTTACGACGAGAATAACCCGAAGAAGAAAAAGCGCTGTAACAGAACTTCCAGGAATCGCCAACGAGAGCCATTGTTAATACTGCTCAACAACAGTCCAATCCCAACCTCGAACAGATTTCAAATCCTTCAGTGTTTATGA